Within the Aedes albopictus strain Foshan unplaced genomic scaffold, AalbF5 HiC_scaffold_612, whole genome shotgun sequence genome, the region GTTGCTCGTCCATCTCTTCTTGTCTATCGCTCCGCTACGCTTCGTTCGTATGGGTATGGGGTATTGGACTAGGCCGCAATAGTTCCGTTTTGTGTAGGCAAGAAGCCGAGATGGAAGCAACGCAGCAACAAGTATAAAATGATCTTGACGGCTGCCGCCGTTGCTCCGTTGCTCGCTCACCGAGAAAGACCACATGTGGGGTATTGGTTTGGTTTGGTTACTTAGCACTAATCTGCTCTCTATGCTCGGCTGGAAACTGCACTTTGTCCACTACTATGGAATTGCAGCATCCTACATCTGGAAAGTAGTTTAGCTCTGTATGACTTCAGGGGTTCCAATGGTTGAAATTCCTTAAAAGCCATTCGGAATGGTCTTCGACTTTCGTGTGGTTTCAAGCAATGGGTTTACATATGCAGCTAATTGCTAAATATTTGACGCAATTTCTCTACTTAATTGATTTTTAAACACGTGAACTAGAGAAAAACGCGTTCACGTGAGAAAATAGCAAAGTTGAAGTACTCGTTTGTAATTATGCAAAGAAAGATCTAAAATGTTCCGATCAATGCAACAGCTATTACATAACGCTGGAAAGTTCAACTCAAATGTCAGACTcataaattttgaataattttggaCGCACCAACTTGTTGCATCATAATCCAGAtgcactgccggtggaagcataattgtcccatgtgcatttttggcaatattgagattttgcagcccatgaccatgtatcatggggtactatcatatggggaaataaaaataggtagtttgttccgaaaattgttgaaaaaatgcaaggccgatttgtaacattcgtaaaagtggacgcataagcgtcacgttccattggaaatcctatggaactataaaatcgctctgaaacaaaaattagtgctcaaattcaaaattggttgatgttagaacacgattcagcacttatacttcatagttgagacaatttactttattcgaactttggacgcgattttctcgattgtctgtttttgcacatgggacatttatgcgtccaccggcaggcTGCAGGAGAAACTAAAACTGTTGTCCAATGCAAATGTAGTTCAATTTGTTGCACGGTAACAGGTTAGAGACCTACAACAAGGATAACGATTCGCTTCAAATATCAATTGATAAAgtttttaaaagtttaaaaaaagtcCAGAATTTCATTGTTTGGTATCATTGCAGGTATTCTTGTCCTGCAACAACATACGTTTATCAATCGGTGCTCTTGATATGAACACTGACAAGCACTCCAAATTGGTCCGATCACACGTTCGTTAGGGAACGAGAAGGCTCCCCCTAAAAAATCCAAAATGGGCATTCAGCTGTTGAACGCCGCTGTCAAAACATGTCAAAAAATTCATGTTAAATATTCGTCAAAACCCAGCATCAGGAACTTTTTGTTAAACAAACTACATTGTATGCCTTGCATTCTGTGCTGCGTTGAACGGCATCCCTTCGTACGTAAAATAATGGCGCAATGAATACCCTCGGACTGCTGCCTGCTGTGCAACCAACAGTACAGAGCTACAGAGTGGAACCTTGTGAGAACAAATGTGTTCGAGGAATCAACAGGCAAATGGTGTAATTTGATATTTTTGCACTCATGCCGGGCCGCATGCATTTACCTACGTCACTCGGAGTTCGGAGGGGCCCTCTTCCGTGTCTGCTTCGACGCCTTTCGGCTGCTTTTGCATACCGATAGCACTATCATTCAAATAAGATGAACTGAGCTAGACAGAGGCGTGATTTCCCTCTGTTACGTCATTACGAAATTGCCGACCTACTCTCCAAAGAAAGGACAGAAATAGTTTTCCAGCTCGTAACCATTCATTAAATATGCACGAATCAGACGCTTTCATTTCCAAATAAAAATAGACACATAtaatttcaataacaataatCTTTTCCACCCCATAACAGACGCTCCCTGGTGCGGACACTGCAAAGCCCTCGCCCCTGAGTACGCCAAGGCCGCCAAGGCTCTGGCCGAAAAGAACTCCAACATCAAGCTCGGCAAGGTCGACGCTACCGAGGAGCAGGAACTCGCCGAGAAGCACGGAGTCCGTGGCTACCCGACGCTGAAGTTCTTCCGCAGCGGAACTCCCATTGAGTACACCGGCGGTCGCGAAAAGGACACCATCATTTCCTGGCTGGAGAAGAAGACTGGACCGGCTGCCAAGGAACTGGAAACCGTTGCCGatgccgaggaattcctgaaggagaacAACGTCGCCGTGGTCGGTTTCTTCAAGGACCGTGAATCGGCCGAATGCAAAGCTTTCCTGACCACCGCCAATGCCGTTGATGACTATCCATTCGCCGTCACTTCCAGCGAAGATGTGTACGCCAAGTACGAAGCCAAGTGCGGATCGGTTGTCCTGTTCAAGCACTTCGACGATGGAAAGGCTGTCTTCGATGGCGAATACACCGAGGAAGCCCTGAAGAAGTTCGTTGCCGCCCAGGCCCTGCCACTAATTGTTGACTTCAGCCACGAAACCGCCCAGAAGATCTTCGGAGGTGAAATCAAGAATCACCTGCTGTTCTTCATCTCCAAGGAAGCTGGTCACATGGAATACATCGAAGCCGCCAAGGAAGTCGCCAAGAAGTTCCGCGAGAAGATCCTGTTCGTCACCATCGATGCTGACCAGGAAGATCACCAGCGTATCCTTGAGTTCTTCGGAATGAAGAAGGATGAAGTCCCGTCGATGCGCATCAtccacctggaggaagatatggCCAAGTACAAGCCTGAAACTAATGACCTGGCCGCCGAAAAGGTTGAAGATTTCGTCTCCAAATTCTTCGAGGGCAAGATCAAGCAGCACCTGCTGTCCCAGGAACTGCCAGAAGACTGGGACAAGAACCCCGTCACCGTTCTGGTTGCCGACAAGTTCGACGAAGTTGCCATGGACTCCACCAAGGACGTGCTAGTCGAATTCTACGCCCCGTGGTGCGGACACTGCAAACAGCTGGTGCCAATCTACGACAAACTGGGTGAGAAGTACGCCGACGACGATACCGTCGTGATTGCCAAGATGGACGCCACGGCCAACGAGCTGGAGCACACCAAGATCAACTCCTTCCCGACGATCTACCTGTACCGAAAGGGAGACAACCAGAAGGTCGAATACCGAGGAGAGCGCACCCTGGAAGGATTCGTCAACTTCCTGGAAGGAAAGACAGAGGTAAGTTTGATGCAATTGATGGTTTTCAATCTACAAAGAAGATTTCAGAAGGCAATCACTCAAAAGAGGATTTCTCTCGTCCAAAGTATTCCTTAAAATCAATTATAATATCCTTCAATGATGCGATACGTCAAACGCATGCGTTACTATAATCTTGACGTAAAAAAATGACAATGATTCAAACTATATCCTGCGATGCAACAAATTTCACGAATTTGTGATAGTAATTTACATATGAGCACATTTCGAGAGTCTTCGATTCTTCGAGGTGGGTTCCTTGACGAATTCCTTACAAGATACCTAATGATTTCTTTCTTAGTAAGGATCTAGATAGTTTTTGCCCAAGATAGACGATGAATTCTTATGAAATAGCACAAGAAATACCTTCGAgaaatacaaaaattctttctgaagattatttaagaattcttacaaaaaattcagaatctcattgtttcaagaaattctatCTGCTTCCGTAAATTACTGGGGTTGGCCATGTTCAAAATCAGCTTCCAACAATGTTGgaaatgctttgacattcatgtacATAACAGGAACACGTGCTTGATAAACAAATTCAGatttgaattgcaaaaaaaaaaaaaaaataacgtgctctggtgggaatcgaactcacgacttacaattcgctagacgggctctgctttcctccaagctacggagccgtCCTCTGAAGGTATAGAAATGCTtttgcttcttttcacaatccacaATATTCAGATTCATTCGTCGTCATTTAAAGTTTTATGTTAAATGACTATTATGCGATATGGCTTTATGTTAAACGATGCCCAAATGGCATTGAGTGAAACGGGGTAGACCAGTTCAAAGATATCAAGAATCCCTctgatgattaaaaaaaatccctcaagCATTTGAAGCAATTCATTCCGGTGTTGCTCCCGGATGTTCTTTACTAACATGAAAATTTCTTTCATAGCTAAATTGCTGATGTAGAAATGCAATGACTATGATCTCCAGAATGATCTTCTGCatattcttggcgtaacgtcacaAATGAATGAAAGCCTGCTTGTCAGCTTCCGTTTATGCAgtgtttatgagcacttccacagttattaactgagagcgtcCTCTgtcaataaccattttgcatatgtttattgtatggcaggcacgaagatactctatgcccaaggtgtcaaggaaattttcgttttgaaaagttcctggaccgactgagaattgaacccgtcacccacgCCTTGGTCTTACTGGATATCCGTGCACTTAATCACTGGCTAAGGTCtcttaaaaatgtcaaaatttagtCGATGAGAACTCTTGCGATGATCATCGGGAACATcaggaaatagaaaaaaaaacccaaaaactGATATCCCAACTCTTACTTCTTCCAGGAACCCGAGGTCGAGGAAACCGAAGAGGAGCACAAGCCAGAAAAGGATGAGCTGTAAATCGTCCGCGGAGAAGCCAGGGGAGCGTGCAGGAGTGTTAATACTAAGAGCTAAGAGCCAAACCACATGAGACACAGATTCCAACCTCTCCAACGTCATCGGAAGTCCATCAATcgtgtggtttttttttttaattggaacacATCAGACATTTACCAAAACACGTACATACAGACACTTACACTCTCACAGACACACACGCACGCACACACAAATAGTTCAGACGGAAACAAAACAATAGAGAAAGTAAAATTCCACCACACAGGCGCAGGCATTATTGACAGAGCGAGACAGTGTTGTAAAATAGTCACGATAGGGTTCCCGCGTTTTCCCTTTTTGTCCAGATAGGCGAAAGCAGAAACAAAAGTAGAGGAAGTTTATCTTTTCAAGAGACTGTTCTTATTTAATAGTTTTGTGCGCTGTTCGGAGGGAAGTCTGAAATTGTGAGAAGAGCGATGTAAATGTACTTTGAGATCGTCGAAAAAAACAAGCGCAAAAATGGAATGAAAATGGGAAAGAAGGTGTGAAGTTAAGGTAACAGAATGCATTTTTCAAATGTTATATTAAcattaaacaaaataaaaaatatgaggAGAACACTAAACGAAAGTAGTATCATTTTTTTCCGCTACATTACACTATTTCAAAGAGGTATGTTGTGCTGAACGGGAGTAGATAACGCAAGCACTGTCTTTTCTTCCAGGTGATTATCAATTCCAATAATCTAGCTAATTCTTCAAGGTTTCAGCACGAACAGGATTCTAACTTATAGCGGTATATTATCTATCTCATAGAAATCTTTATTACTGAGATGCACCACAAATAACGGCAAACTTAATCCGAAATTCATTTGTCTTGTTAAATTGGTTAGTTTGCATACCGTACGAAAATTTCTGGCCACCATTGGAAACTTACCTACTTAAAACATTCAGTTGAAAGAGCAGAATAATAAAGTGATAGGGAAATTGATAATGACTTGGTATATTATTTGTTTCGAAATGTCAGCAATGTGCCATCAGAGAGGAAATATGCAAAATGCTTGAAACGGTGCTGGGCGAAGAAGGGCTCATATAAACGATGCGTTAGACGCATGGCTATTCAGcaagactatgctgagggtgacgcgtTCGAGTCCATGTCCTGATTGGTATTCTCTGTAGTGTGATAGGGAGTGTTGAAgcggaatcagaagcgcgcgactTTGGGTAATCGGAAGTCGCGtgggtcggtcggttttctcgggaGGGTGATGGggacgcgagtgtggaatgcggaatcacaATTGCTCGAGAATTTTCGAGTGGTGGACGATTTTCAGGTAAAAGTGATGGGAGCacgagtttatttatttatttattgtgatTACCTCCATCTGACAATGCGGAATAAGATTCGCGTGTCAATTTTCTTGGGACTGTCGGTTTTCAAGGTTAATTAAACGATCAGTGCGCTGACACGTTTAATATTATGTGCATTAACCTTACTATTGTGTGGGGTGGTCATTGCGATCAAATAAATGATGGAGACCGTGACGTGTATTTTTGTATATAcctaactagtggatcatatcaacCTACCAAAGTTGGCTTTACCTTACCCTGCCttgctaacaaatactccttcccgagacaactgtgaggatgctgtggattccacggtttctagtaacaacggttgtcgaactaacattcctttcctttcccgaagaccgtaaggacgtggccggcgccgttattgattttcaaatattgaactctcgaattgtactCATTGAGAGTgtatagctagtcccaagcaccattcattggttctctgtgcaactccgattgttctggtcaatcacggagtagcaactgcgaTGTGTACAGTTATCTTTGCTTTTTAAcatacatttatttattatttatttagtaATTGTATTTTATTGAAAACGGTAGCCTGTTAGTACATAACTTTTGATCAGGTTAAGGAAGCCGATCACAGATCACCGGAACAAATAAAGTCCCTCCAGTAAGCTTTTTGGAAATACTTCCAAAACCCTGAAAACTACctaaaaatcattcagaaattattagtattattattattattatgtactagctgtcccggcaaactttgtcttgccatcttgtggtggattgacaactgttgagctcaaaatagcatcgcactctagattggtttcatctcgatcgtgttgatttccttcccagctcataaaaaatcagtactttatcaattttcttacttttctagttgatttccgtaactttttctgcatatacagtgaccccacaatttatgaatcggcaaaaatgaccacagtttatggatcactccatttgatcaacatggtgattcataaatagtgtacaaaaattaaggtgattcatcggtgtggggtcactgtaaacaCAGCCACCTCGAATATGAATCGATCCGTGCAAGAGCCACATTGATCGGTTCATCCATTcgcgagttttgttgcctcaaaggaatttcaaactcatttttatatatactagctgtcccggcaaactttgtcttgccgtcttgtggtggtttgacaactgttgagctcaaaatagcaccgcaccaAAGATTTTATAGAACAAGATAACCCACTTTTCAGAATCCCATATTAGCATCTGGCGAACGGAATTATTTGACTGGAGCGCCAACTGGTGGTGGGAAATCGAAACATTGTATTGAAAATGATCGCAGTAGCTCTGGTTTTGCTCTGCCGCTCAAATGTCACACCTGCGTAAAAGTTTATGCATGGGTGAAAATTGTGATGACTGTTAGATGACTGAATTGAGAAGCATGATATCGACGAACAAGAACCAAATATCGAAATATTTGATGTAAGTAAGCAGTAAATTATGTCTTCTACTATTTATTATTATATATTATGATTCCAGATAACATTCGCTTCATAATAAAACACATGATAAAACATAATATTGGCCGTACACGGAACAATTTCTTATGTGAGACAAGGCACAGAAAATGATTCCCTCGCCTGAGATCGTGAGCCAATCCAGGGGCTATCCtcagaacttctggagaagggGGAATTACTTATGCGGGTACTGGAGTGTTTGTCCCGGTGGATTATCAGAGAAGACTGGACCAAGGACTGGACATCCTGATGCTGAGTCCAACCTCGCATAAAATTGTGCAATATTTTCATACAAGGATTTCATACCAACACAttaaaaaatgtattgttttctgaagattttatttattataaattcggGATCCGAGCTCATATTTAATTCTTATTATTCCTTCCAAAGATATCAAGGTGTGTTTGTCAGCGCGCCTCGCACCGTGCCGTAGCTAATCAGAGATTCTTATCATAATGTCGTTGAAGGGGGTTGAAGTGTAGGACCAGTCCCGAAGCAATGATAAGCCATTCAAACCTTTCCTCAGATGGTGTGGCTTCTAACCTTCTCAAAAACGTTCAGTTTTTTTAGTTCATATGTATGTGAGTTATACCTGGTTCCACTGCTCTGAAATTACTACAAAATAGCGAAATAATGCTGGTTTTCCACTAAAAACTTAGACTGGGTAGTCGAATGATTAATTTTAACGCTCGGAAAACTGCTGAAATGACGTTTTACGCTGTTTTATGTTTACCCCACAATTTGAAATCGAAGTCGCCCCTGGATCTGTTTAGGcaaattagttcgaccgcgagtcgTAGTGTGGCGCAGCAATCGGTAAAAAGTGTTCGCCTGCTTATCGCAAGAGTTGGTTATATTGTACTCTATAATATTtgaccgcactctagattggtttcattttgatcgtgttaagttccttcccagctcatgaaaaaccagtactttatcaattttcttacttttctagttgattttcttaattgtttgtacatataaacacagccaccacgaatatgaACCGAACCGaaatgagttttgttgcctcaagggggtgtccattaattacgtaagggaattttatcgatttttcgacaccccctcccccccttgcaagactttttgtatgagaacccaaaaaaatttgtatggcgcgtaagatttttcaaaccccccctccccccaaaaacccttacgtaattaatggacagcccccaaaggaacttcaaacttcacaatttatccttaagactagctgtcccggcaaactttgtcttgccaaattATGTTGGTTTGATAATTGTTAATGTCATTCCAGCACCgcactttttttacatataaacacagccaccatgaatacgaatctaaccattcaagagtcatcctgatcggttcagccgttcgtgagttttgttgcctcaaagggacttcaaactcatttttatatatatagactagctgtcccggcaaacttggtCTTGCCATGatgtgatggtttgacaactattgagGTCATtgatgcaccgcactctagattggtttcatttcggttgtgttgatttccttcccagctcgtTCAAAAATCACTATTTTATCAATTTTCCCATGTATTtagatgattttcgtaactttttctacatataaacacagccacgaaCTAGACCgttcaagagtcatgctgatcggttcacccgttcttgagttttgttgcctcaaaggaactccaaactcatttttatatatatagtcaatggtcaatgctttgaccagaattctGCAATTCAGCTTTgatagatttgttagatacttcgccaccccttgagatggctcagtacaatacaattctgtttgacgacatgactccaacctatcccagtattgtttgtgctgagtggcagcccaggtgtcaatctgaagctttacccaacttttggatatcggaatagctggctcagggccaatgagcgCTTCGagtgctgccgtaggagttgaagagaacgctccagacatcgccattaagcacatcctttgaagatggcctaattttgattggaccgttctcacttcgccctttttccaccacacaagacatccataggccaatattggacgaacaacagttgtgtaaatccatctgatatacttgggttttagaccccaagttgtaccaaaagttcgccggcattgcccgaaggccatacaagctttcttgattctgaactcaacatgaggtgtccaggaaagcttggaatcaagaatgactccaacgtactttacctgttcagtcacattgatttcagaatcaaagagacgtaaaggtcgaacaccattacggtttcgcttttccgtgaaaagaacaatatatgttttactcggatttaccgaaaggccatattggcgacaccaaccctcaactacctgaagagcgttttgcatcaggtcgaaaagggtgctgatgcacataccgactaacaatattaggtagtcgtcggcaaaaccataagtaggaaaaccgctattgttAAGTTgcatcaatagcgtatctgctacgagtttccacaaaagtggtgataagactcccccttgggggcatcggCAAACACTACATTTCCATATCGCCGCTTGATGCAATGTCTAGAAGAGATGTcgggttttgagcatttggtgaatccaattggaaatcattg harbors:
- the LOC109426026 gene encoding protein disulfide-isomerase, yielding YARIRRFHFQIKIDTYNFNNNNLFHPITDAPWCGHCKALAPEYAKAAKALAEKNSNIKLGKVDATEEQELAEKHGVRGYPTLKFFRSGTPIEYTGGREKDTIISWLEKKTGPAAKELETVADAEEFLKENNVAVVGFFKDRESAECKAFLTTANAVDDYPFAVTSSEDVYAKYEAKCGSVVLFKHFDDGKAVFDGEYTEEALKKFVAAQALPLIVDFSHETAQKIFGGEIKNHLLFFISKEAGHMEYIEAAKEVAKKFREKILFVTIDADQEDHQRILEFFGMKKDEVPSMRIIHLEEDMAKYKPETNDLAAEKVEDFVSKFFEGKIKQHLLSQELPEDWDKNPVTVLVADKFDEVAMDSTKDVLVEFYAPWCGHCKQLVPIYDKLGEKYADDDTVVIAKMDATANELEHTKINSFPTIYLYRKGDNQKVEYRGERTLEGFVNFLEGKTEEPEVEETEEEHKPEKDEL